The following is a genomic window from Polycladomyces zharkentensis.
CAATCGACATGCAGGTCCCAAGAGGGGCGAAACCTACGAAACCTGGACCCGAACGGAGCGGGCAAAACCCTCCATCACCTTGTCGATCCGAATCTTCCGATGGGAGTTGAAAAACACAAGTTGTAGTATTGGCTAAAAAAACCTCATACAAGGTATGGTGTTTGAATAGATCCTCCGCGATTCATTTTTCGTCCGTTTTTGATAGAGGAAGAGATTGGACATGGAAAAACCGGTAAGATACAATGGACCTGCTTTTGGACAACGACATACCGGGGGAAAAGGTGGAGTGGTTCACCCACTCCCGAAGAGGGAAGCCGGTGAAAATCCGGCGCGGTCCCGCCACTGTGAATGGGGAGCCGGGCCGTATGTCACTGTCGAAAGACGGGAAGACACGGCCGCCAGGGGGCTGGAGGATCTCTGGTATTCTCAGGTTGATGGAAAGATGGGTTTTCCAGCGACTTTAGCCAGGCGAAGTAGGAGCGAGTGGGAAAGAGATCCACCAGAATCAACCTGTTTACCACACTTGCAGCCCCCATGCGATGATCCATGAGCCAGGAGACCTGCCTTTTCCGACAACACCGTTGACCTACGAGGATAGGGAGGTGTTTGATGTGCCGCGTGTCGCGATCGGTACGATCGGCCTGTGCGGGTCGTGCCGTTTTTGTGTTCACGGTTGGACAGGTGCTTCATCAAACACTTCCCTTGACAGGGAAGTTTTTATATTTGTCCGCATCTGAAATGGAAAGGGTGCTGGTAGATGGAACTAGTAGAGATGAAAAAAGAAACGGAATGGGAGTCGCTCGTTCGCTCGGTGTGCGCAGAGACAGGAGATCTCGATGCCCAATCGCTGATTGTCGCCGCCAAAGCGCAGCTAAGGGAAGGGATGACGGATCGGGAGATTCTGCGGACATTGGCGCAGACGGCGGTGGAACAAACCAGCATCGAACAACCGGGTTGGCAGTTTGTTGCGGCCCGTTTGCTGGCGGAGGAATTGTATCGTGCGGCGGCCCACAACCGGGGATATGACCGTGTGCAGGGCGAGTACGGCGATTTTTATGATTTACTGCAAAAGCTGACGGCAAAAGGGTTGTACGGTTCCTATCTGCTGGAACATTACACCGAGGCGGAAATCCGCGAACTGGAAGCCTCCATCTGTCCGGAGCGGGACCGGTTGTTTCATTACATCGGATTGAAGATACTGGCGGACCGGTATCTCGTGCGGGATTACGACGGTGCGGTGATGGAGTTGCCGCAAGAGCGGTTTATGGTCATCGCCATGCATCTGGCAATGAAGGAACGGGATCGGTTGACGTGGGCCAAACAGATGTACGACGTGTTGTCCCGGTTGGAGGTGACGGTGGCGACACCGACGATGAGCAATGCCGGGCGGCCATTGCACCAGCTTTCTTCCTGTTTCATCGATACCGTGGACGATTCGCTGTGGTCCATTTACAATACCAACACCGCTACCGCCCAGGTGTCCAAACACGGTGGTGGTGTGGGCATCTATCTGGGAAAAGTGCGGGCCAAGGGGTCCAAAATTCGCGGACACAAAGGCGCTTCCGGCGGTGTCATCCCTTGGGTGCGCAATTTCAACAACACGGCCGTGGCGGTGGATCAACTGGGGGTGCGCAAAGGGGCGTTTGCCATCTATCTGGATGTGTGGCATGCGGACATCCTTGACTTTTTGAACCTGAAGACCAATAACGGTGATGACCGGTTAAAAGCGCACGACATCTTTCCCGGCGTATGCATCCCCGACCTGTTTATGCGCCGGGTGAAGGAACGGGGGATGTGGTACCTGTTCGACCCGCACGAAGTACGTGAAGTGATGGGGTTCAGCCTGGAAGACGCTTGGGGAGAGGAGTTTGAACGGCGGTATGAGGCGTGTGTCAATCACCCGGAACTGAGTCGTAAGGAAATCCCGGCGATTGAAGTGATGAAGC
Proteins encoded in this region:
- a CDS encoding ribonucleoside-diphosphate reductase subunit alpha; translation: MELVEMKKETEWESLVRSVCAETGDLDAQSLIVAAKAQLREGMTDREILRTLAQTAVEQTSIEQPGWQFVAARLLAEELYRAAAHNRGYDRVQGEYGDFYDLLQKLTAKGLYGSYLLEHYTEAEIRELEASICPERDRLFHYIGLKILADRYLVRDYDGAVMELPQERFMVIAMHLAMKERDRLTWAKQMYDVLSRLEVTVATPTMSNAGRPLHQLSSCFIDTVDDSLWSIYNTNTATAQVSKHGGGVGIYLGKVRAKGSKIRGHKGASGGVIPWVRNFNNTAVAVDQLGVRKGAFAIYLDVWHADILDFLNLKTNNGDDRLKAHDIFPGVCIPDLFMRRVKERGMWYLFDPHEVREVMGFSLEDAWGEEFERRYEACVNHPELSRKEIPAIEVMKRIMVSAYETGTPFLFFRDTVNRLNPNKHKGMIYSSNLCTEICQNMSPTELISEELEDGVIVTKQKPGDFVVCNLSSINLGRITSLEDLARIIPIQMRMLDNVIDLNLYPVKQAEVTNRKYRAVGLGTSGYHQYLAQKGIDWESEEHLAEADRLFEEIAYQTIRASMELAKEKGAYPAFEGSEWQTGAFFDQRGYTGERWQTLREEVRRYGVRNAWMIAIAPTGSTSLIAGSTAGIDPVYAKFFVEEKRGALIPQTAPNLSKQTFWYYKEAHRIDQMWSIRAAGIRQRHIDQSQSFNLFITPDTNAKAFLSMYLAAWENGLKTVYYVRNQSLEVEECVSCSS